One region of Streptomyces sp. NBC_00442 genomic DNA includes:
- a CDS encoding YkvA family protein, whose amino-acid sequence MSTEVTVALILVALALLAAAVVAAVLTVRLVRARKALRDAGIPLTHKAAFWGALVYVVSPVDLLPDPVYLDDIGVLLLALRALHMAAAAPRGERELGERWAERPAGRTK is encoded by the coding sequence ATGAGCACCGAAGTGACAGTGGCCCTGATCCTGGTGGCCCTCGCGCTCCTGGCGGCCGCCGTGGTGGCGGCCGTCCTGACGGTACGGCTGGTCCGTGCGCGCAAGGCCCTCCGGGACGCCGGGATCCCCCTGACGCACAAGGCCGCCTTCTGGGGCGCCCTCGTCTACGTCGTCAGCCCGGTCGACCTCCTTCCCGACCCCGTCTATCTGGACGACATCGGCGTCCTGCTGCTCGCGCTGCGCGCCCTGCACATGGCGGCGGCCGCTCCGCGGGGTGAGCGGGAACTCGGCGAGCGGTGGGCGGAACGGCCCGCCGGGCGGACGAAGTGA
- a CDS encoding amidase: MTAWAGRTAVEISAAVRRKEVTPREVVAGHLAGIAARDSRVGAFRVVRAAAALEEADAVGARADLDRLPLAGVPVAVKDNLAVRGESTRNGSAATSAAPAADDHVLVARLRAAGAVVVGLTHVPELCVFGTTDGVHGITRNPWDPSRTAGGSSGGSAAAVAAGLVPLAVGNDGMGSLRIPAAHCGVIGLKPGTGRVPRDLGGGWYGMSENGPLATTAADARLMFSVLAGEVDRSVPEPGPRLRIAFSTRSPITGVRVGAPYAALAREAARALYRAGHQVALAHPPYPVSFGAVVLAHWTGGTAQDAEGLDPRLLAPRTRRHAAIGRLAARLGMLRSDHKAALNRRLEPFFATYDVLLTPALARRGAAAQPWHERGWLANVLMNTACSPMTPPWNLSGRPALAMPFGSLPTGMPGSVQLVGRPGSEHQLLDLVAELEHLHPWERTAPIPRDTTGHP; the protein is encoded by the coding sequence GTGACCGCATGGGCAGGCCGGACCGCCGTCGAGATATCCGCGGCGGTGCGCCGCAAGGAGGTCACACCGCGGGAGGTGGTCGCCGGCCATCTGGCCGGGATCGCCGCGCGGGACTCCCGCGTCGGCGCGTTCCGGGTGGTGCGCGCCGCCGCGGCCCTCGAAGAGGCCGACGCGGTCGGCGCGCGGGCCGATCTCGACCGGCTGCCGCTCGCGGGGGTGCCCGTCGCGGTCAAGGACAACCTGGCGGTGCGCGGCGAGAGCACCCGCAATGGCTCGGCGGCCACCTCCGCCGCGCCGGCCGCCGACGACCACGTCCTGGTGGCCCGGCTGCGCGCGGCCGGCGCGGTGGTGGTGGGGCTCACTCACGTGCCGGAGCTGTGCGTCTTCGGGACGACCGACGGCGTGCACGGCATCACCCGCAATCCGTGGGATCCGTCACGGACCGCGGGCGGTTCGTCCGGAGGGAGCGCCGCCGCGGTGGCCGCGGGCCTCGTGCCGCTCGCGGTGGGCAACGACGGCATGGGCTCGCTGCGGATTCCCGCCGCGCACTGCGGCGTGATCGGCCTGAAGCCGGGTACCGGGCGGGTGCCCCGCGACCTCGGCGGCGGGTGGTACGGGATGTCGGAGAACGGCCCGCTCGCGACGACGGCGGCGGACGCGCGGCTGATGTTCTCGGTACTCGCGGGCGAGGTGGACCGCAGCGTGCCGGAGCCCGGCCCCCGGCTCAGGATCGCGTTCTCGACCCGCAGCCCCATCACGGGCGTGCGCGTCGGCGCGCCGTACGCCGCGCTCGCCCGCGAGGCGGCACGGGCCCTGTACCGGGCGGGCCACCAGGTCGCCCTCGCGCACCCGCCCTACCCGGTCTCTTTCGGCGCGGTCGTCCTCGCGCACTGGACGGGTGGCACCGCTCAGGACGCCGAGGGCCTCGACCCCCGGCTGCTCGCGCCCCGCACCCGGCGCCACGCGGCGATCGGGCGGCTGGCCGCGCGGCTCGGCATGCTGCGGTCGGACCACAAGGCGGCCCTGAACCGCCGCCTCGAGCCGTTCTTCGCCACCTACGACGTGCTCCTCACCCCGGCGCTCGCCCGCCGTGGCGCGGCGGCGCAGCCCTGGCACGAGCGCGGCTGGCTCGCCAACGTGCTGATGAACACCGCCTGTTCGCCGATGACACCCCCGTGGAACCTGTCCGGCCGGCCCGCCCTCGCCATGCCCTTCGGCTCGCTGCCGACGGGGATGCCCGGCTCGGTGCAGCTGGTGGGGCGACCCGGATCCGAGCATCAACTCCTGGATCTGGTAGCGGAGTTGGAGCACCTCCACCCCTGGGAGCGCACGGCGCCCATCCCGCGCGACACCACGGGCCACCCCTAG
- a CDS encoding MFS transporter — protein sequence MGGRSLGREFGWLWAAYGVSTIGTMLAFDAFPMIAIVVLHAGPAAVSALAATGLAVGAVIAVPLGPWVEFRRKRPVMIATDLTRFAAVISVPAAFALGQLGFAQLVIVSVVVGAADIAFRSASGAFLKALVPPGDLLTANGRFESTAWTATMLGPPLGGLAVALFGPVTTVTADAVSYLLSALGIRAIGGKETPPAHPAPRTGPRTGLRRGGLLEGWRHILRHPALRPLFFNTVLVNGLIMATTPLLASLMLGSLGFSLWQYGLAFGAPCIGGLIGARLSRRLVARHGQHRVMTAAGVLRACWLLGLVPVRPGAAGLVLVATVELGLITCCAVFNPVFSTYRLEQTGTDRVARTLSAWSVTSKAATAAMTALWGVLAGLTGPRTAIAVAGLLMLATPLLLPRRAPASKREPQAAPSGA from the coding sequence GTGGGCGGACGGTCCCTGGGGCGGGAGTTCGGATGGCTGTGGGCCGCGTACGGGGTCAGCACGATCGGCACGATGCTGGCGTTCGACGCGTTCCCGATGATCGCGATCGTCGTCCTGCACGCCGGTCCGGCCGCGGTGTCGGCGCTGGCCGCGACCGGGCTCGCGGTCGGGGCGGTCATCGCGGTGCCACTCGGCCCGTGGGTGGAGTTCCGGCGCAAGCGGCCGGTGATGATCGCCACCGATCTGACCCGGTTCGCCGCGGTGATCAGCGTTCCCGCCGCGTTCGCGCTCGGACAACTCGGCTTCGCCCAGCTCGTGATCGTGTCGGTCGTCGTCGGCGCGGCCGACATCGCCTTCCGCTCGGCGAGCGGCGCCTTCCTCAAGGCCCTGGTACCGCCGGGGGACCTGCTCACCGCGAACGGCCGGTTCGAGTCCACCGCGTGGACCGCCACCATGCTCGGGCCGCCGCTCGGCGGCCTCGCCGTCGCCCTGTTCGGACCGGTGACGACCGTGACGGCCGACGCGGTCAGCTATCTGCTCTCGGCGCTCGGGATCCGGGCGATCGGCGGCAAGGAGACGCCGCCCGCGCACCCCGCCCCCCGCACGGGCCCCCGCACCGGGCTCCGGCGCGGCGGCCTGCTCGAAGGGTGGCGGCACATCCTGAGGCACCCCGCGCTGCGTCCGCTGTTCTTCAACACGGTGCTGGTCAACGGCCTGATCATGGCGACCACCCCGCTGCTCGCCTCGCTCATGCTCGGTTCCCTCGGCTTCTCGCTCTGGCAGTACGGTCTGGCCTTCGGCGCGCCGTGCATCGGCGGCCTCATCGGCGCCCGGCTCTCCCGGCGGCTCGTCGCGCGCCACGGACAGCACCGGGTCATGACGGCCGCCGGGGTGCTGCGTGCCTGCTGGCTGCTCGGGCTCGTGCCGGTCCGCCCCGGAGCGGCCGGCCTCGTGCTCGTCGCCACCGTCGAGCTCGGCCTCATCACCTGCTGCGCCGTCTTCAACCCGGTGTTCTCCACCTACCGGCTCGAACAGACCGGCACGGACCGGGTCGCCCGCACCCTGTCCGCGTGGTCGGTCACCAGCAAGGCGGCCACCGCGGCCATGACCGCGCTGTGGGGCGTACTGGCCGGCCTGACCGGACCGCGGACCGCGATCGCCGTCGCCGGACTCCTCATGCTGGCCACGCCGCTGCTGCTGCCGCGGCGCGCCCCCGCGTCGAAGCGCGAGCCGCAGGCGGCCCCGAGCGGCGCCTGA
- a CDS encoding alpha/beta fold hydrolase: protein MPYFTTPTDGTRLHFIDYGPADATTLVFVNSAYLGTEMWEFQMLPLAVEGYRCVGLDRRGHGKSQDVWDGYDLDTLADDLGALLDHLDLRDVTLIGHSLGTTEAVRYLSRHGSERVARLALVAGMAPGIVRGDDNPDGVPAEAIEALNETFAKDRAEFFSSGADDYFARRLPGNHVSDAYVAKVVQDCHGATARAASAVLANFVTLEMAAEARKIDVPTLVIHGDQDASAPIALTGRRAAALFPGSTLTVYENAGHGLYVTHAEQLTADIREFIVTR from the coding sequence ATGCCGTACTTCACGACGCCCACCGACGGAACCCGGCTCCACTTCATCGACTACGGACCGGCCGACGCGACCACCCTGGTCTTCGTCAACAGCGCCTATCTCGGCACCGAGATGTGGGAGTTCCAGATGCTCCCGCTCGCCGTCGAGGGGTACCGGTGCGTGGGGCTCGACCGCCGCGGGCACGGCAAGTCCCAGGACGTATGGGATGGCTACGACCTCGACACGCTCGCCGACGACCTCGGGGCCCTCCTCGACCACCTCGATCTGCGCGACGTCACCCTGATCGGGCACTCCCTCGGCACCACCGAGGCGGTGCGGTATCTGAGCCGGCACGGCAGCGAGCGCGTGGCCCGGCTCGCCCTGGTCGCCGGCATGGCGCCCGGCATCGTACGCGGCGACGACAACCCGGACGGTGTGCCCGCCGAAGCGATCGAGGCGCTCAACGAGACGTTCGCCAAGGACCGCGCCGAGTTCTTCTCGAGCGGAGCCGACGACTACTTCGCCCGCCGGCTACCCGGCAACCACGTCTCGGACGCCTATGTGGCCAAGGTGGTCCAGGACTGCCACGGAGCGACCGCGCGAGCCGCGAGCGCCGTCCTGGCCAACTTCGTGACGCTGGAGATGGCGGCGGAGGCGCGGAAGATCGACGTGCCCACCCTCGTGATCCACGGCGACCAGGACGCCTCCGCCCCCATCGCCCTCACCGGGCGCCGTGCCGCCGCCCTCTTCCCCGGCAGCACGTTGACGGTGTACGAGAACGCGGGGCACGGCCTGTACGTGACGCACGCCGAGCAACTCACGGCCGACATCAGGGAGTTCATCGTCACCCGCTGA
- a CDS encoding glutaminase: MSVSSSFQPVLDRIAAEIAAMPGRGRPADYIPVLASVDPERFGMAVADLDGTVYGVGDWEHPFSTQSITKVFTLALCLSLEGDELWEHVGREPSGNPFNSLVQLEYEAGIPRNPFINAGALVVTDRLQRLTGNAADTLRAFLRAESGNDALGFDEEVASSEAAHGDRNAALAYFMASYGNITTPVPVLLDQYIRQCAVQASCADLARAAGFLARHGIRADGSALLTRSRAKQVNAVMLTCGTYDAAGDFAHRVGLPGKSGVGGGIIAVVPGRCTVCVWSPGLDERGNSVAGVAALDRFTTLTGLSVF, translated from the coding sequence TTGAGCGTGTCCTCGTCCTTTCAGCCGGTCCTGGACCGCATCGCCGCCGAGATCGCCGCCATGCCGGGCCGCGGCCGCCCGGCCGACTACATCCCCGTCCTCGCCTCGGTCGACCCGGAGCGCTTCGGGATGGCCGTCGCCGACCTGGACGGCACGGTGTACGGGGTGGGCGACTGGGAGCACCCCTTCTCGACGCAGTCCATCACCAAGGTGTTCACCCTGGCGCTCTGCCTTTCCCTGGAGGGCGACGAGCTGTGGGAGCACGTCGGCCGTGAGCCGTCCGGCAACCCGTTCAACTCGCTGGTGCAGCTGGAGTACGAAGCCGGCATCCCGCGCAACCCGTTCATCAACGCGGGCGCCCTCGTCGTCACCGACCGCCTCCAGCGCCTGACCGGCAACGCCGCGGACACGCTGCGCGCCTTCCTGCGGGCCGAGTCCGGCAACGACGCGCTCGGCTTCGACGAGGAGGTGGCGTCGTCCGAGGCCGCACACGGCGACCGCAACGCGGCCCTCGCGTATTTCATGGCGTCGTACGGCAACATCACCACGCCGGTACCCGTCCTCCTCGACCAGTACATCCGCCAGTGCGCCGTTCAGGCGTCGTGCGCCGACCTGGCGCGGGCCGCCGGTTTCCTGGCCCGGCACGGCATACGGGCCGACGGCTCCGCGCTGCTCACCCGCAGCCGGGCCAAGCAGGTCAACGCGGTGATGCTGACCTGTGGCACGTATGACGCGGCGGGCGACTTCGCGCACCGGGTGGGCCTGCCCGGCAAGAGCGGCGTCGGCGGCGGCATCATCGCCGTGGTCCCGGGTCGGTGCACCGTGTGCGTCTGGAGTCCCGGCCTCGACGAGCGCGGCAACTCGGTGGCGGGCGTCGCGGCCCTGGACCGCTTCACGACCCTGACGGGCCTCTCGGTCTTCTGA
- a CDS encoding cytochrome P450 — protein MSCRAGVAGGEPLRWPHQPSRGVPLPASTLPLNPVNGPRGVPPLGNLLAFGKDPLAFLTRLRDDYGDAVTWSLGPRRSLFISHPRHIKELLAAREDTFEILEIGWAFKQITGRSVILSKGADWRRKRSLVQPTVRPRQVRAYADAMVDSAGAAADAWHDGARVDVRGEMALITQRIVLRTLFGNDLGEQTRALGDAMDVAEREVGAEVRGIGLFLPGWVRTPARRRLLDAVATIDREVDRLIGERRGPARGVRERDDLVSRLLAARDEEGRRLSPREVRDEAVTLWAAGHETTSTALTWALYLLARAPEARARLEAELQDVLAGRPPAIDDYERLTWTRQIVTEAMRLYPPVWLIPAVAREGATLGGTRIPVGTTVWCSTWTTHRDPRWFPGPEEFRPQRWGADARDAVPEHAWYPFGGGPRTCPGARFAQVEAVLVLATLAQRFRLDLPRTAVSPRVGLLLQPATPLHATLRART, from the coding sequence ATGTCGTGCCGTGCCGGAGTGGCGGGCGGAGAGCCGTTACGTTGGCCCCATCAGCCATCCCGGGGAGTCCCGTTGCCCGCATCAACGCTGCCGCTCAACCCCGTCAACGGACCGCGCGGTGTGCCGCCGCTGGGCAACCTGCTCGCGTTCGGCAAGGACCCCCTCGCCTTCCTGACGCGTCTGCGCGACGACTACGGCGATGCCGTCACCTGGTCGCTCGGCCCGCGGCGCAGCCTGTTCATCTCCCACCCCCGCCACATCAAGGAGCTTCTCGCGGCACGGGAGGACACCTTCGAGATCCTCGAAATCGGCTGGGCGTTCAAGCAGATCACGGGCAGGAGCGTCATCCTCAGCAAGGGGGCCGACTGGCGGCGCAAGCGGTCCCTGGTCCAGCCCACCGTGCGGCCGCGCCAAGTCCGCGCGTACGCCGACGCCATGGTCGACTCGGCCGGTGCGGCGGCCGACGCCTGGCACGACGGGGCGCGCGTCGACGTCCGCGGGGAGATGGCGCTCATCACGCAGCGGATCGTGCTGCGCACCCTGTTCGGCAACGATCTCGGCGAGCAGACCCGCGCGCTGGGCGACGCGATGGACGTGGCCGAGCGGGAGGTCGGCGCCGAAGTGCGCGGCATCGGGCTGTTCCTGCCCGGCTGGGTGCGGACGCCGGCGCGGCGGCGCCTGCTGGACGCGGTCGCCACCATCGACCGCGAAGTCGACCGGCTCATCGGGGAACGCCGCGGCCCGGCCCGTGGGGTGCGGGAGCGCGACGACCTGGTCAGCAGGCTCCTCGCGGCACGGGACGAGGAGGGACGGCGGCTCTCGCCACGAGAGGTGCGCGACGAGGCGGTCACCCTGTGGGCCGCGGGACACGAGACCACCTCCACGGCGCTGACGTGGGCGCTCTACCTCCTGGCCCGCGCACCCGAGGCCCGCGCCCGCCTCGAAGCCGAACTCCAGGACGTGCTGGCCGGACGGCCGCCTGCCATCGACGACTACGAGCGCCTCACCTGGACCCGGCAGATCGTCACCGAGGCCATGCGTCTCTACCCTCCCGTGTGGCTCATCCCCGCCGTCGCCCGCGAAGGAGCGACGCTGGGCGGCACCCGCATCCCCGTGGGCACCACGGTCTGGTGCAGCACCTGGACCACGCACCGCGATCCGCGCTGGTTCCCCGGGCCCGAGGAGTTCCGCCCACAGCGCTGGGGCGCCGACGCCCGGGACGCGGTGCCCGAGCACGCCTGGTACCCCTTCGGCGGCGGCCCGCGGACCTGTCCGGGCGCCCGCTTCGCCCAGGTCGAGGCGGTCCTCGTGCTCGCCACACTCGCCCAGCGGTTCCGCCTCGACCTGCCACGGACCGCGGTGAGCC